The genomic segment GTGGTCAGAATATTGGTATAACACAGCCTATCATTCAGCTGCTGGAATGACCCCTTTCAAGGCTGTTTATGGTCGCGACCCGCCACCTCTAGTCCGATATGAACCAGCCAGCACGCGGGTATCAGCGGTGGATCAAAATCTGCAATTGAGAGACGAAATTCTGGGGTTGTTGAAATAGAATTTATTGCGGGCTCAGCAAAAAATGAAGGCACAGGCGGATAGAAAGAGAAGGGATGTCCAGTTTGAGGTAGGAGACCTCGTTTACATTAAATTGCGGCCCTATAGGCAAAGAACTGTTGCCAAACGACTTAATGAGAAGCTGGCCCCAAGATTTTTTGGCCCTTTTCCTGTTACAGAAAAGATCGGGAGTGCCGCTTATCGTTTACAGCTTCCACCAGATGCATCAATTCACCCAGTCTTCCATGTTTCGCTGCTGAAAGCTGCTTTGGGACCTAATCAACAAGCCACCAAGCTTCCACCAGGTCTGACCGCTGATTTAGAATGGATTCTGGAACCTGAGGAGGTGCTGGATTTTCGGCCAGGCACCCACAAAGCACCACCCCAGGCGCTCATTAAGTGGGCAAACATTCCTGCAtttgaggccacttgggaggatTTTCGAGTAATCCAAGACCAGTTTCCCAGctttcaccttgaggacaaggtgcgACTTCGAGGGGGCGGTATTGATAGGCCACCGTTGACCTTTGTGTACGCGCGTAGAGGCAAGGGCAGTAACAGTGAGGGTACTGAGCTGGCATAGTTTGTTATATGAGAGATGCTAGTGTATGGGAGGGTACAGGGTACTTGGCTAGGGAAGGTATATGTGTATCGGGCACCAAGGGAAAAGTTAGTTATTGATTGATTGAGTGTGTAATCAAAGGGAGAGAACTAGGCTCTCGAACATCCTAGCTATTCAATACAGACAGTCATTCATTTTTCTGGCCATTTGCATTCTTTCTGGGTTCTGTTTCTAATTTTCTGTGCAGGAGACTCTACCAACGCCTTTTTTCTGCTTCCTGTATGGAAGTATTATATTTTCTAGACAGTAATTTtggaattgttaaaaaaaatcacaattaaTGAAGGGCATTGAAGATTATTTGGTTTGGGGATTATTCCAATATCCATTGTTTTTACTCAAACTTCTTTGTAAATCAAAGAAACAGTGACTGGCAGCACAATCTAACACTTTAGAATCATTGACACTAGGATGACCGAGATAGAATCGATTCTCAGAAAAAATAGATGTTGATATTTTTCTAAGTTGATTGAATTTGctgctgctgttgttgttgttgctatatgtgtgtgtatatgtgCGTCTGACTTTGTTTAAATGTGGACGTGCATGGATGAAGAGTGAGGAAAGTGCTAGCAGAGGGCCCTGAAACGACCATGTGTAGAGCAAACATTGTGAAGGTGCTGGAAGAGCTTCAAGCACAAGCTGAGGTAGCCTTATGTTTTGTTGGAGTAAAACATTGATTTGAATATAACCCATTACATTACAAATATATTCTACTTTTTTTtggttctttattatttttacatGTGATCCAGCAATTTAGACAATTACTTGATGTAtgaaatattcatataatatagTCATATTTTTTTGGGTTTATGGCTTGGTTTCTcactaaatatatttacataCATGCAAAGTAATTTAAATTATCATACATATTTTAAACGTCATGTATATGCTCATATTAAACAATTTGTAAGTAATGGTTAATTTATAGGGTGTTATTCAATAACTTAACTATTAAAAAGAGGGGATGATTTTGTTAATTCAAGACAAGTTCAATGTTCAATTACGTCAAATTTATTATTATGATTCGTCTTTTGATGGAAACTTGGAATGAAGATAGAAGAAGAGCCATCTTTTTTTTTTGGGTGTAAATTTGGTTAATGCTTCGTACAATATAATCTATCTTCTGGATCAAACGAATTTTGCTTAAAAGAAGTATCCACTTGAAAAAGCTAACTACTAGCATTTCAATAAAGtaaaagccttcatttttgtgGGTATCAGAATACTGAAAATCAAAAAAGTTTCTTATTATACTATGATTAGCATTTTGAATAAACATGCTTATCTGTCCGGGCATGGCGGATCGTTTGGGGGTGGGGGTTCGATTGGTTGAGAATCATACCTAGTTTTGTTGGGAGGAAGAATAAAAGAGGTGTTTGCTGTTATTAAGGAGAAGATTTGGAATTAAGTGAAGAAAAGGTATAATCAAGTCCGGAGGACTTTAATCAAGTCTTGCTAGCAAAACACTGGATACCAGACTTCCCTTAAGAAGAAAAGGTTTGCAAGCTAATTGATGAAGATGGTCGGTGGAAGGAAGAGCTGAGATGTGAGCAATGTGGCCAAGAGAGTGTGGAAGCTTCTGCGTTTTTATTACTTACTTCCTGACACTAATGGTGACCTGGGCTTGGTAGGAGAAGAGAATTAGGAGGTGGAATTCCTTAGACAGATAGAGTTGTGAGTTCTTTTGGAGTTGATTGTGGTGACCTGGGGTTTGTGGGAGAAGAGAGCAGAAAAGGGCAATGGTTCAATCTATATTAATTGTGATGCTGTAGTGAACCTAGATATTGAGGGTGCTGGTGGCTAGGGACTGTAAGTGCCGAGTTATTCATGTCTGTGGAGGTCCAATTGCAAGACCATAGTTGAGGATCTGCAGAAGGCGAAGGAGTGTTTCAGGGACTGGTGTTGTTCTTGCAGAAGGCAACTCTGTACTGTTGGTTATATCAGGAGAAATTGTAATGAGCTGCTGCATTTACTTGCGACTAATGCCCTCAAAAATCCTCTAACttgttgtttttatgattttttgcCTAGTTGGTTTGGTTGGCTGCAGTTTGTGCTGCTGCTGATTTCCTCAGCACCCTTGTTTAGCTGTAAAAGTTGAAATTTTAAATTTAGTAGGCACATCTCATTTTTAACTAATAATTTTAGATTATATTACTTGTTATAACAATACAACAATAAAATCtttttattgaaaaaataatataatataaaagtaGGCAAATTTTTTAGTCCCACACAAGACTTAGTCCTTCATATGAGTCCCATTCATTTTGCCAAGTGTCAAATTATAaacatttttggtattttttattttttaacttttgACTTGATGTCGCTGGTTATATCAACGGGAAGTAAAGGCATTATTGTAATTTAATGTCTAAAAAATGTACAATTGAGGGCATTATGgtaaaatatggtaaaatttGTATGAAGTTGgatttatttataatattggcAGCATAACTTTTTTGCTGTTGCTAAGTAACTATAAATGAACTGTCGTGTAACATTATTAGAGTTGAAAGTTACAAAATTTGaactatatttttattgttttgtgcATAAGAAATGAATTGTATTAGGAAAGGTTTGaaaattgttttatttctttaatgTTGGGATGGCTATATAAATTAAGTAGTTTATGGTTGTATAAATTGAAGAATATATTATTGTCAACATATTTGACAATAAGGTTAATTAGATGTtcctttaataaaaaaaattataaatgataGAATGTTTAGcactaattaattttttcaatGTATTTGacaataaaattaattagattttaaaaaaaaacttttataaaTGGTACAATGTTTAACATTAATTCATTTTGCTTGTATATGTGACAATAAGATTGATTAGatgtttatttaataaaaaaaaatataaatagtaGAATGTTCAACATTTATTAATTTTGTCAATGTATTTGACAATAAGATtaattagatttaaaaaaaaaatagatggtAGAATGTTTAGCATTAATTATTTTTGCCAATATATTTGACCATCAGATTAATTAAATGATTGAATGTTTAACATTAGTAATTTTTGTTAATGTATTTGACAATACGATTATTTAGATAGTTAAATGTTTAGTATTAATTAGTTGTAGTTTACTTGTGATTAATATTCTATTTTACACTCCTTAAATACcagataataaaaatataaataaataaaaaaaatacttgttTAGAGTAGCTAATAACGAAGCTAATAACGAGTAAGAAAAAAGAGCATATATGACTCAAATATGTTCAATCATGACTGAAATGTGTGATATTGCAAGTAACAACTAGTATCAAGTAAGAAAGATTTGAAATCAGGAAGATTCAATTGATATACGGTAAATCTATTATGAGAAATAGTTGAAAACTATTCACAGACTTTCCAGCTCAAACTATTCACAACCGTATAATTTATTTTGGATAGTAATCTAATTGACCCTGACACTATAAATCTTTCAATATTGCATGTGAACTAGCGCCATTGCATGTACAATTTAGTTTTGTTAGACATTAAAATCAAAGcaataataataaacttaaaagGGCTAAggtaaagagagaaaataagaaaatgtTTTTTTCCCTTTTAACCGGTTACATATTTCAAAGGGTAGAATGGTATTTTAactaatttttacaaaaaaaaaaggtctGATGGCTTACAAATATTTAGTCCCTCAAACACACATGAGGGATGGAAGAATAGTtactgtatttttttaattatatttttatatttgagTTTTTACGaacatttatgattttttttttaattttttttttaaattcaaatttgtcATTTGAAAAATTCATTTTTTCTAACTCTATCCATATTTTTAGTAAAACCTATAGGAAATGTATgggatataattattattaaatatagtTTCTAATTTATAGAATGTGGTATATTTAATTTGAGGTATTaattgttagaatattttatatggactaacatAATTAAGTGTTGATCACACAGTGTCGGTATTAGCATGTAATGATAACTACATAATCGGTAATGCATGATATTACCATCGGGCCATAATGGGATGAACATAACGTACTAACATGCTCGGGGCCCATGGACACGCTCTAAAACGTCTTTGGTCAGCCTATTGGGCCAAGACAACTAATTCTCTCATATTGGGCATGTAAGCCCAATTGGCCCATAATTCCTTATATAAAGGGTTATGCTCTTGATTGATGATTAAGGTGGAATGAGTGGGAGAATATGGTGTAGAGAGAATGATAGAGTAGTGTTCATTACTCCCAAGCTCTCCTTTTCTCTATATGTGTAGATCAAAGAAGTGTaatcaacatgattattagagataaatgtgataattggaggtacgtatattattatattaatgccctaaataaaatgtttgatcatagaaattcatgagcatgatttgatattgattattgtttatttagtgctcattgtgtattaattataacattaatATGACTCCtccatatataataatatttataagttttTTTAGCTGCTATAACTTTTTTGTCATAAAATAACACATGAAAAgacaaaaggaaaataaaaactaACTAGTTTTTCTTCCTAGTTTTTATCATTGGTAGGGTGATTTTATTCCTTTTTCCCCACTCTTCCAAACAAATCCCTcagtctttttttttaaaaattgatttgaaaagatgagaaagaaagttcaatctACCCAACTAATAGATAGAAAAAAGTGGTATACCTTGACTTTATATTATTCACAATTAGTCATTAAATTGTGGTCTTCATTGATACTTCAATATTTACCAATAGTTGTAAAGCATTTGATATTTGGCCAAAACAAATTATGATAGTTAATTAATATTAATGGATATAAATTAATAGATCTCATCAATTATAATTGATGTAAACACTAATTTTCATAACAATTAATATTGGTGTTACCAAAAAAATTGTAATCATAAAATCTAatctttgattttgaaggcctCTTCTTTTAGAATGGTAAAAGCAGCATACTTACATGGAtttcaaaaccccaaaaaacttGTCTTATAAGTTAGACTTTTGAAAACACTGGCCAGAACACAAGAAAAAGGTGATTCCACAAATGAAAAACTGATAATTAAAGAAAAGGACATAACAAAGTGAAGAAAGATTATGCAAAGGTAAGTTGTCTAATACAAGTACTGAGCCAAATCTATTAACGTTAGGTGATTAGCAGTTACTTATTTTTGTTTTGGATTACATATATATGACAGACACAGCATGCATATATAGAAATCCCacacaaaaatataaaattacaaaacccaactgaaaaaaaaaagaaaaaaacaaaagaaacttTATGGAGCCAAAATGTCATTCTCTATCAGTATCAGCATCACCTCCATGAAGAGGCAACAATCAAACTTTTGTCTTCCCATCCAAAAAGAAGTGACCCCATTTCATCTTTGATCTTGTACCTGTCACAATACTGCCTGATAAGTTCTCTGATCGAATCAACCACGTTTGAGCTCATTGGACAGGAAGTGAATCCCGCCATTGCCATCCTTGCTCGCCATTTCCCTGCAACCTCATACCGCTCTATCCTCTCCTCTCCTTCGCAGGCAATGATGTTTACTATGTCTCGTGCCAGGCACTGTCTCTCGACGTTTGTCCTGTCTGGACTCTCCCTTGGAAGAGTTGCGTCTAGTGATTCAAACACAGCGGAGTAGTAATTGTAGGCCTCGATAAATCTTGGGAAGAAAGGCGAAGTGTTAGTGTTCACATCTTGTTCTACTACTGTCACGAGTTTGGGGTTCAGGCTCTTCACCATCCGAAGGAGCTGGTCTCTCTCGTTTATAGTTGAGACACTTTCATCAGGCATATGATGAAGCTGAAATGCAAAGTTTACTACAAGTGCTTCCCCAGGCTGACGGTCCAGCATTGAAGGCGTGACAAGTGAAGTCCTCGACGCCACTGCTTGAAACTTAAATGGCACACCGAGATCTTCTGCTCGCTTCTCAAGCATTTGGCCAATGATTTTAAGGCCACCAACCGAACGCTGAACTGACTCAGGGTCATCAACACCAGTTAATCTCAACTGGGGAATCTTACCTTTCCTACTAGAAGCAATTGTTTGTATTAGTGCCATGTACTGACTCCCTTGGTTAATGTCAAAATCGACAATGTGAACTGTCTTTTCATCCTTAAAAGCTTCGATGATAGCACCATTTGCAGCCATGAATCCAAATTTAAAACAAGGGCAGACTTCGAATAAGATCTGCATCGCTGCAAGACGGTCAGAAGTGGGTGGTTCTTTACACTTCAAGGCCTTGTAAAGAAATTTTCCTGAGGAAGCCACCCGTGCCGCGAGACCTTCCACCATGTAAGCAGCAATCCTCTGAGAAGGTTCTCCTTCAACTGACACCATCTGCCGAAGCTGATTGATCATTATTGAAGCTTCTGCTATGTTTCCTTCTGAGAGAAGAGCAGCACAATCAATAAGTAACTTTCTGGGAGACCGAAGAGAAATTGGTGATATTTCTTTGTTGCTGCTGCTGATACTGCTCGGATAAGAATCAGACGACGAAGACTCCTTGGGCGAATCGTTAAGCAATCCATTCTGCGCAGGGCCAACCCAATCAACATCAACTTCCATGCTTTGGCCAGAGCCAAACAtgtcttcatcatcttcatcatcattaTCATTAAGGAGTGCTCTCTCCAATTCTTGAAGCTTCAACCTCATTGAGCTTTTGTCAAAGTCACCTAGTTCTGGACTTGAACTTTCCAAGTAATCTGATTCCAAATCCCTCATGGACATGAAAGAAGCATCACAAGGATTTTGAGTGGTCAACTGAGAAACCAATCCAGCTCGGAGCTGGTAACACGAGGCATCTTGAGGGTTATAAGAATTTCCAGAAGCACTAGAACAAGAGGGCTGTTGTATTTCATCACTTGGGGAGTCAAGAAAGTACTTCTCATAGCTCTCATTGCTGTAGGAATCAGTTACATACAAGGTCTTGCGCTTGTCGGAACCAAAAGTTTGGGTTGAGAAGCCGGAGCTATCAGTACTTCCCTTCAATGAGTAAAGCTTGGGGTTTCTGTATGAAGTAGCAGAAAGCTCTGCAGGCCTAACTAAAGACATTCttcttatgtttttcttttatctttttcAGACCTTGAGGAAGACGAATTCGACCATAAAACTTCAGTTCTGTGTCACAAACTGTCACACATGTTAGGAAGGAAATTACTACTTTTTTTTGTCACTGGAAAATTACTCTACTCAGCTTATCAGAACATAGTAAGAATAATCTTGAAGATAGAAAAGAAACTCACAGAAACTTTTTCGACTTGTTGGAATCCCTGCATAAACCAGAAAAACAAGTGGATGTAAATACCACATCACAAAAACTGAAGATTATAACATCAATAAgagaaataaatatgcatgataGTGTAtgggtcatatatatatatataaaacttcCTCTTCTTTTTAACAAATTAGTTTCAAAATAAATGCTCTGATGATGCAAGTGCTTTTAAATCATCAACAAAATAAGAGGTAAAGAAAGAAGAATATTGCATGAAATAACTAAACTTACCAAATGAAATTACATAAAATTTCTTAAATAAGTGCACTTTAATTATGTAAAAAGTACTAAAATCTCAACCATTTGTAAACTTTTccctttgaaaaaattaaaataaataaaaggtacAGAAAATCCCCAGTCTGAATGGAGCCGAAAAAATGAACAAAAAGAAACGTAGAAACTAAAAAAAGATCATTGACTTTTGATGATAGGGTACAATTGGATAAAAACAATAGGGAAATCAACAAAATCAGGGAAAACAGAACTCAAATTAAGAAGGTTGCACAGAAAATCCAGAAACAAATAACAGAGTACATAATACAATAACATGCACAACAACACAgcaacaaaatctcatcaaattaTTGATAAAAggcgagagaaagagagagacttTACCTGCTACAATAGAGAAAGGCTCAAGAAGCAGAAGAGCTCAAAAACCCAGTCAAAATCTGAAATTGAGTAGAAACCCAGACAGAGATCAACATACCAGAAAGAGAGATAGAGAGTTGTTTTCAAGAGAGACaggaagagagagaaagcttaaGGCTTTGACATCAATATAAGACAATAAAGAGAAGCCAAAAGACAAAACACTTCCTTGTTGATATCTTCAAATTAACAAATAATTTTGGGGTATTTTTATACGGATTTGTGAGGTTAGGTAATGTTGGAAAAGCAAGGAAGCACTTATCAAACCAGAAGATGAAGTAAGAGAACAACAAACTTGGGcatgaatatatttttttaattataaacaaATGAATATAAAAATACTAGCAAAAAACAAAGCCAAGAGGACCTAAATTCTGGAATTATAAAACTCCAAGAAATTTTTTAGTCTTGCAATGTTGGTTTTTTTTGAGGATTTTGAGCTACCCCTTTTTAAAAGAATCTGAAACAAATCAATATTCTAAGACTTTTCATAGCTAAAGTACTCAATGCTAATGCTTAAGACCACATTTCTCTTCTGGAATCTGACTAAGTACAAGAAAATTAAatcattataaataaataaaagaaagctgtgagaaaagaaaaaaacttgTACCCAATGTTTGGTTTCAAAGAAACTTCCTGTTCTTTTTCTCTTCTCTCATATGCCATTTGCTTaggttttacttttttttttttttgcgtgtTTTTATAATTGTGTGCATGTTTATACCAACTTAGTCTGActactattaaaaaaaatattaaaaaaaaaagtttgactgGTACTACAAAGGATAATCCATGTTTATCCAACTACATGTACAGTAGTCTACGACATAGCGCCACTTTTGCCCTACTGGGAAATAAATTATAACTAAAATTATGGAGTTACAAtagttattatattaatatttttcaaaaaattttgaataatttatgagTTGGAAAATAgagttaaaaaataataaattatacacAGATTAAAAAAAAAGCACACATGCTATTATTGGTTTGAATTATATTTTCGGCatcgtaaattatttagaattttttaaaaactaataGGATGTTTACTATAATtacaatgtacaccatcatataaaaaatatattataatttctCTACGTGCTGACAACAAAAACATcatacaggtaaaggcaaaaataatacttttactatagaattctcctatataTATTGTGGATTTTTCTTTGGTAGGGGCTAAAAAAGAGGCGCACCGCCTCTTTTGTGTTCTCCTATCGTGAATGGttttggtgtaattttttttataatcgtgTTTATTCTAGTTATTTAAAATATCTTGCAAATTttcgagaaattctgaataatttatagtgccgaaaGCAATTTTCAAACAGTACGTTGCAcacgtgattaattttttttatgcgagtaGAAGACAACatatttgaatttagttttcgatactgtaaatcaTTCGAAAATTTGTAGGAAGTTccaaataactacaat from the Humulus lupulus chromosome X, drHumLupu1.1, whole genome shotgun sequence genome contains:
- the LOC133804930 gene encoding scarecrow-like protein 1 gives rise to the protein MSLVRPAELSATSYRNPKLYSLKGSTDSSGFSTQTFGSDKRKTLYVTDSYSNESYEKYFLDSPSDEIQQPSCSSASGNSYNPQDASCYQLRAGLVSQLTTQNPCDASFMSMRDLESDYLESSSPELGDFDKSSMRLKLQELERALLNDNDDEDDEDMFGSGQSMEVDVDWVGPAQNGLLNDSPKESSSSDSYPSSISSSNKEISPISLRSPRKLLIDCAALLSEGNIAEASIMINQLRQMVSVEGEPSQRIAAYMVEGLAARVASSGKFLYKALKCKEPPTSDRLAAMQILFEVCPCFKFGFMAANGAIIEAFKDEKTVHIVDFDINQGSQYMALIQTIASSRKGKIPQLRLTGVDDPESVQRSVGGLKIIGQMLEKRAEDLGVPFKFQAVASRTSLVTPSMLDRQPGEALVVNFAFQLHHMPDESVSTINERDQLLRMVKSLNPKLVTVVEQDVNTNTSPFFPRFIEAYNYYSAVFESLDATLPRESPDRTNVERQCLARDIVNIIACEGEERIERYEVAGKWRARMAMAGFTSCPMSSNVVDSIRELIRQYCDRYKIKDEMGSLLFGWEDKSLIVASSWR